One Lysinibacillus fusiformis genomic window carries:
- a CDS encoding helix-turn-helix domain-containing protein, giving the protein MIILNVVWYVENSVEKQHMMGWLEEFLPNTFVVCEEPATNEVAIFVHEINHLFDWVKVNRLRRNYPNSIIVPIVAEHLTYSTGIAIELNLQALLIKPLQKQKFLRIVKKLYTSSKEKQAHTLTMLELSQQISQDHASPFREAFLRRLIRGEIENEEEIIQASSFLSTSCIPNLVFLIQGYIDVNQNRPVPYDASSVITNVFRQYFADKAPLSFLNFERYLLLLMRIPNDYTSFKHWSEGVVCLHEVIEVLKKDYSIHLFIGVGGVFRQSLQVKESYSQARKARRKPPVDDIHIRFYEDLTKHEQLQKAIQYIEEHYDEQITISVVAKYINFSSTHFSRLFKKETGRNFVDYVAFTRIIKTLPFLRKYDYTVEKISASSGFNTPNYYSLTFKKYVGLSPTDYRNTKEILFK; this is encoded by the coding sequence TTGATCATTTTAAACGTTGTATGGTACGTTGAGAATTCAGTTGAAAAACAGCACATGATGGGTTGGCTTGAGGAATTTCTCCCGAATACGTTTGTTGTTTGCGAAGAACCAGCTACTAACGAAGTGGCTATTTTCGTCCATGAAATTAACCATTTATTTGATTGGGTAAAGGTAAATCGTTTAAGGAGAAATTATCCTAACAGTATTATTGTCCCAATTGTTGCAGAACACTTAACCTATTCAACCGGCATCGCCATAGAATTAAACTTACAAGCGCTTCTCATAAAACCTTTGCAGAAGCAAAAATTTTTACGGATCGTAAAAAAGCTTTATACTTCATCTAAAGAAAAGCAGGCACATACACTCACCATGCTTGAGCTGTCACAGCAAATTTCACAAGACCATGCGTCTCCATTTCGAGAAGCTTTTTTGAGGCGACTTATTCGTGGTGAAATCGAAAATGAAGAAGAGATTATACAAGCTTCCTCTTTTTTATCAACGAGCTGTATTCCAAATCTCGTTTTTTTGATTCAAGGCTATATTGATGTTAATCAGAATCGCCCTGTACCATATGATGCAAGTAGTGTGATTACGAATGTGTTTCGTCAATACTTTGCTGATAAAGCGCCTCTGTCTTTTTTAAACTTTGAACGTTACCTATTACTATTGATGCGTATTCCCAATGACTATACGTCCTTTAAGCATTGGTCTGAGGGTGTAGTTTGTTTGCATGAGGTTATAGAAGTTTTGAAAAAAGACTATTCTATTCATCTATTTATAGGGGTTGGCGGGGTTTTTCGGCAATCGCTACAAGTAAAGGAATCCTATAGTCAAGCAAGAAAAGCACGAAGAAAACCACCCGTTGATGATATTCATATCAGATTTTATGAGGATTTAACGAAGCATGAACAGCTTCAAAAAGCTATTCAATATATAGAGGAGCATTATGATGAACAAATCACCATAAGTGTTGTTGCTAAATACATTAACTTTAGTTCCACTCATTTTAGCAGATTGTTTAAAAAAGAAACAGGTCGCAATTTTGTGGATTACGTTGCCTTTACACGTATTATAAAAACACTTCCATTTTTGCGAAAATACGATTATACCGTTGAAAAGATTTCTGCAAGCTCTGGTTTTAATACACCTAATTATTATAGCCTTACTTTTAAAAAATACGTTGGACTTTCACCAACCGACTACCGCAATACAAAGGAAATTTTGTTTAAATAA
- a CDS encoding sodium/solute symporter: MIEALVEPKMMLTIALMGTIVYITYLTKRNTTASDFFVGGRSFGWFTNGSAIGGDYLSAATFLGIAGLTFQLGYDGAYYAFCFSIGLTLLAIFVAGPLRRFGAFTVADFLAYRFHSKRARLAAVLVVLAISGFYAAPQLLGAAQILSMFFGTSYEFGIIFTCIVMIFYVGIGGMKGTTINQALELWIRLGAFIVMLIAAMYGGLHYDKILTAIHSFSGPITGTSPYALDGSDINFDGAAWTGTGFYFPTFWQTISMTIGLALGTIGLPHILLRFYTNPSAKAARKSALMAIGIASAFFLLAVYLGVVGRAIFISGSASEEVMRDLVLGGNNMVIPTTALALGGDWLLGLVIAGAFAAIFSNLSGLFITSSGALAHDLYATFMKKDITQKQRVIAGKVAIVILGVLYGALGLLVKDASIGHLVALAFTVAASTFTPIFILGIWWRGMTEKGAIAGLIIGLGVSMWMIFLPGTLPSFLQFKIPGIVTVPVGFLSVIIVSLLDRKVPADVNDFMKRVHSKESETV; encoded by the coding sequence ATGATTGAAGCTTTAGTAGAACCGAAAATGATGTTAACAATTGCGCTAATGGGGACAATTGTGTACATTACTTATTTAACAAAAAGAAATACAACTGCGTCTGATTTCTTCGTTGGGGGACGGAGCTTCGGATGGTTTACGAATGGTTCAGCAATTGGGGGAGATTATTTAAGCGCAGCTACATTCCTTGGGATTGCTGGTTTAACTTTTCAACTAGGATATGATGGTGCATATTATGCATTTTGTTTCTCTATTGGTTTAACACTTTTAGCTATTTTTGTTGCGGGTCCATTAAGACGTTTTGGGGCATTTACTGTAGCAGACTTTTTAGCGTATCGTTTTCATAGTAAAAGAGCACGGCTAGCGGCAGTTTTAGTAGTATTAGCCATTTCAGGATTCTATGCAGCACCCCAGCTTTTAGGGGCAGCACAAATATTAAGTATGTTCTTTGGAACTTCCTATGAATTTGGTATTATTTTTACATGTATTGTTATGATTTTCTATGTAGGGATAGGTGGTATGAAAGGAACAACTATTAACCAAGCGTTAGAGCTCTGGATTCGTCTGGGTGCATTTATAGTAATGTTAATCGCTGCGATGTATGGTGGTTTACATTACGATAAAATTTTAACGGCCATTCATTCTTTCAGTGGTCCTATTACGGGGACGTCACCATATGCTCTGGATGGAAGTGATATTAATTTTGACGGCGCTGCATGGACAGGGACAGGCTTTTATTTCCCTACTTTCTGGCAAACAATTAGTATGACAATAGGTTTAGCGTTAGGTACTATAGGTCTTCCACATATTTTATTGCGCTTCTATACAAACCCTAGTGCGAAGGCGGCTCGTAAATCGGCATTAATGGCAATTGGTATTGCAAGTGCGTTCTTCTTACTAGCGGTATACTTAGGTGTTGTAGGTCGAGCAATCTTCATTTCTGGTTCGGCAAGTGAAGAGGTAATGCGTGATTTAGTGCTTGGTGGGAATAATATGGTTATCCCAACGACTGCGCTTGCACTTGGAGGAGATTGGTTACTTGGTCTTGTAATTGCGGGGGCGTTCGCGGCCATTTTCTCGAATTTATCGGGGTTATTTATCACAAGTTCGGGTGCATTGGCGCACGATTTATATGCAACTTTTATGAAGAAAGATATTACACAAAAACAACGAGTGATTGCAGGGAAGGTAGCCATTGTGATTTTAGGAGTTCTATACGGAGCCCTTGGTTTACTGGTGAAAGATGCATCGATAGGTCATTTAGTAGCTTTAGCGTTTACGGTTGCTGCGAGTACATTTACACCAATCTTTATTTTAGGTATTTGGTGGAGAGGTATGACGGAAAAAGGAGCAATAGCAGGATTAATAATCGGTCTAGGTGTATCGATGTGGATGATCTTCCTACCTGGAACACTACCAAGCTTTTTACAATTTAAAATCCCTGGTATTGTGACAGTACCAGTTGGTTTCCTATCAGTTATTATTGTGTCCTTATTAGATAGAAAAGTGCCAGCTGATGTAAATGATTTCATGAAACGTGTACACTCTAAAGAATCTGAAACGGTATAA
- a CDS encoding FIST signal transduction protein: protein MSDILSALSTTGNTAQAFREVSAKLHNEPSLVLFFTSTIHSFEQLTAHFNDKYPNSEVVGVTTTGEIGPQGFSEQSLSAQSYGKDFGKVQAVLMNNIEKYPIFDRNNVLQSAKKIGIHLESPHIYKEGLAFIFPTGLVAGEEKMLSIVNSIFHHDGFPIFGGTAGDDEKFEKTIVSLNGQQTDKGGVVVFIKPYLDFYIQKENIFKSTGIELKITKADPEKRIVYEINNETAVRAYARALGVSEQQLTNYFMKNPLGRYFNEELLIASPFRVEANGAIAFYCQVYQDAVVELLEPRDPVETLQSTLATFTGKFNRLEGVLACNCILRKLQFQEERLFPALNSELSQLPNLAGFCSYGEQLNKSLINQTLLLIGFGK, encoded by the coding sequence ATGTCAGATATACTTTCAGCTTTATCTACAACAGGAAATACTGCACAGGCATTTAGAGAAGTCAGTGCAAAATTACATAATGAACCTTCACTCGTTTTGTTTTTTACGAGCACCATCCATTCTTTTGAACAATTAACAGCCCATTTCAACGACAAGTATCCGAATAGTGAGGTGGTAGGTGTAACAACGACTGGTGAAATTGGTCCACAAGGATTTTCTGAGCAAAGCTTAAGCGCACAAAGTTACGGCAAGGACTTTGGCAAGGTACAAGCTGTACTGATGAACAATATTGAAAAATATCCAATTTTTGATCGTAATAATGTGTTGCAAAGTGCAAAAAAAATAGGCATTCATCTAGAGAGTCCACATATTTACAAGGAAGGTCTGGCTTTTATTTTCCCAACAGGCTTAGTTGCAGGAGAAGAAAAAATGCTATCTATTGTGAATTCTATTTTTCATCACGACGGTTTTCCGATTTTTGGTGGCACAGCCGGAGACGATGAAAAATTTGAAAAAACAATCGTAAGCTTGAACGGTCAACAAACTGATAAAGGAGGAGTCGTTGTTTTTATCAAACCATACCTTGATTTCTATATCCAAAAAGAGAATATTTTTAAAAGTACAGGTATCGAATTGAAAATTACAAAGGCTGATCCAGAAAAACGTATTGTCTATGAAATTAATAATGAGACAGCGGTACGCGCTTATGCAAGAGCATTGGGTGTGAGTGAACAACAATTGACTAATTATTTTATGAAAAATCCACTTGGACGTTACTTTAATGAAGAATTATTAATTGCTTCTCCATTCCGAGTTGAAGCCAATGGAGCTATTGCATTTTATTGTCAAGTGTATCAAGATGCTGTGGTGGAACTGTTAGAACCTAGGGATCCAGTTGAAACATTACAATCGACATTAGCTACATTTACTGGGAAATTTAATCGACTAGAAGGTGTTCTAGCATGTAATTGTATTTTGCGAAAATTACAGTTTCAAGAGGAACGGTTATTTCCAGCACTTAATAGTGAATTAAGTCAACTACCTAACTTAGCGGGGTTTTGTAGCTACGGTGAACAGTTAAATAAATCATTAATCAACCAAACCTTATTATTAATAGGTTTCGGAAAATGA
- a CDS encoding methyl-accepting chemotaxis protein has product MLKQLFIRPKDERHEEALKLEINGLTKEERDMILNGMFDLIGLLSTANEKNAKADSLFIEQITGIKKSLAIQQQALNDSHRGAERMVRETEHVHEITKGVEGQGMENIRLVAEGNNNMTKLFGQMEKVMDVFNRLEQSMKDVQIVTNNIMAFTKMISDIADQTNLLALNASIEAARAGEHGKGFAVVAQEVRKLAEQSKDALLHIRTKVTDIVGRMELLSTTMLHEAQVVSETQNMASYTMAFFEKIEQSEQLLFTNMSAIQQATNQTMSEVTAFQLQLMEIVEATQTSIKEINELYAFSQDKFYNANNITSYISQLYNLAQAVRQQRLS; this is encoded by the coding sequence ATGTTAAAACAACTTTTCATACGTCCAAAAGACGAACGCCATGAAGAAGCGCTTAAACTAGAAATTAATGGATTAACAAAGGAAGAGCGTGATATGATTTTAAACGGTATGTTTGATTTAATTGGATTACTGAGTACAGCAAACGAAAAAAATGCAAAAGCTGATAGTTTATTTATCGAACAGATAACAGGCATTAAGAAATCACTTGCAATACAACAGCAAGCCTTAAATGATTCCCATAGAGGTGCTGAGCGAATGGTCCGCGAGACAGAGCATGTCCATGAAATCACAAAAGGTGTAGAGGGTCAGGGCATGGAGAACATCCGTTTAGTAGCAGAGGGCAATAACAATATGACTAAGCTTTTTGGACAAATGGAAAAAGTAATGGACGTATTCAATCGTTTAGAACAGTCAATGAAAGATGTTCAAATCGTAACAAATAATATTATGGCGTTCACAAAAATGATTAGTGATATCGCTGATCAAACGAACCTCCTTGCACTAAATGCTTCGATTGAAGCTGCACGTGCGGGCGAACATGGTAAAGGCTTTGCGGTTGTGGCTCAAGAGGTGCGTAAATTGGCTGAACAAAGTAAAGATGCATTGCTGCACATTCGTACAAAGGTGACTGATATCGTAGGTCGAATGGAGCTACTATCTACAACGATGCTGCATGAAGCACAAGTTGTTAGTGAAACACAGAATATGGCGAGTTATACAATGGCCTTTTTTGAAAAAATCGAGCAATCAGAACAATTGTTATTTACCAATATGTCTGCCATTCAACAGGCAACGAATCAAACGATGTCAGAAGTGACTGCTTTCCAACTACAACTTATGGAAATTGTGGAGGCGACACAGACCTCCATTAAAGAAATTAATGAACTATATGCCTTCTCGCAGGATAAGTTTTACAATGCGAATAATATTACCTCCTATATTTCACAGTTATATAATTTAGCACAAGCAGTGCGTCAACAAAGGTTGTCTTGA
- the lspA gene encoding signal peptidase II: MYKYYGLAAFVILLDQWTKWLIVKNMEYGERISVWDPWFGILSHRNRGAAWGMLEGQMWLFTIVTVGVICAIIYFYHKEAKGKPIFQVGLMLLLGGAIGNFIDRLFRGEVVDFVDVLIPVINYDFPIFNIADAALSIAVVVLMIGLIIEDKKEKKQVKQ, encoded by the coding sequence GTGTATAAATATTATGGATTGGCCGCTTTTGTGATTCTTTTAGATCAATGGACAAAATGGCTAATTGTGAAAAATATGGAGTATGGTGAGCGTATTTCTGTGTGGGACCCATGGTTTGGTATTTTGTCTCATCGAAATAGAGGGGCAGCATGGGGGATGTTAGAAGGGCAAATGTGGTTGTTTACAATTGTGACAGTAGGCGTTATTTGTGCCATCATTTACTTTTATCATAAAGAAGCGAAGGGAAAACCGATTTTTCAAGTGGGCTTAATGCTATTATTGGGCGGAGCTATAGGCAATTTTATCGACCGTTTATTTAGAGGAGAAGTGGTCGATTTTGTTGATGTGTTAATTCCAGTGATTAATTATGATTTCCCTATCTTTAATATTGCAGATGCGGCATTATCAATTGCGGTAGTCGTCCTAATGATTGGTTTAATCATCGAAGATAAAAAAGAAAAGAAACAGGTGAAACAATGA
- a CDS encoding RluA family pseudouridine synthase: protein MTQVTYTIEEQQQGERIDKAISTMQTEWSRTQIGNWVSEGIVKVNGETVKAKYKVKTGDVVEITVPEAEPLDVIAESLDLDIVYEDADVLVVNKPKGMVVHPAPGHLTGTLVNGLMSHCKDLSGINGVMRPGIVHRIDKDTSGLLMVAKNDTAHTSLVDQLVKKTVTRKYTALVHGHIPHDKGTIDAPIGRDQKDRQKQAVVDNGKHAVTHFQVTERFGDYTLVECRLETGRTHQIRVHMKYIGYPLVGDPKYGPKKTIDFGGQVLHAGILGFDHPTSGEYMEFEAPLPADYVQLLDELRNNH, encoded by the coding sequence ATGACGCAAGTAACATATACAATTGAAGAACAGCAACAGGGAGAACGCATTGATAAGGCGATTTCAACTATGCAAACAGAATGGTCACGTACACAAATTGGCAATTGGGTTTCAGAAGGTATTGTCAAAGTGAATGGTGAGACAGTAAAAGCGAAGTATAAGGTAAAAACAGGCGATGTTGTAGAAATTACAGTGCCAGAGGCAGAGCCTTTAGATGTTATAGCTGAAAGCTTAGACCTTGATATTGTCTATGAGGATGCGGATGTACTCGTTGTCAACAAGCCAAAGGGGATGGTAGTTCATCCAGCGCCAGGTCATTTGACAGGGACACTCGTAAACGGTTTGATGTCTCATTGCAAAGATTTATCCGGCATTAATGGTGTAATGCGTCCAGGCATAGTGCACCGAATTGATAAGGACACATCGGGCTTACTGATGGTTGCAAAAAATGACACGGCTCATACATCGTTAGTCGATCAGCTCGTGAAAAAAACAGTAACTCGTAAATATACAGCCCTTGTACATGGGCATATCCCTCATGATAAAGGAACGATTGATGCGCCAATCGGACGTGACCAAAAAGACAGACAGAAACAAGCAGTTGTTGATAATGGCAAGCATGCAGTGACTCATTTCCAAGTAACTGAACGCTTTGGCGATTACACGCTTGTAGAATGTCGCTTAGAAACGGGCCGAACACATCAAATTCGTGTGCATATGAAATATATAGGATATCCCCTTGTAGGCGATCCAAAATATGGACCGAAAAAGACTATTGATTTTGGTGGACAAGTATTGCATGCGGGTATACTAGGGTTTGACCATCCTACGTCGGGTGAGTATATGGAGTTTGAAGCACCACTTCCTGCTGATTATGTGCAATTATTAGATGAATTAAGAAATAACCATTGA
- the pyrR gene encoding bifunctional pyr operon transcriptional regulator/uracil phosphoribosyltransferase PyrR, giving the protein MTKNELLDGPSMTRALTRIAHEIIERNKGIDECILVGIKTRGAFLAKRLAERIEKIEGKAIRTGELDITLYRDDLSTKHENEQAHVEQVDIEYVVANQKIILVDDVLYTGRTVRAALDAIMDLGRPAQIQLAVLIDRGHRELPIRADYVGKNVPTSGTERIVVHLQEVDGEDCVTIYKED; this is encoded by the coding sequence GTGACAAAAAATGAGTTATTAGATGGCCCATCTATGACAAGAGCATTAACACGTATTGCACATGAAATTATTGAACGTAATAAAGGTATTGATGAATGTATTTTAGTGGGCATTAAAACACGTGGTGCTTTCCTAGCAAAACGTTTAGCAGAACGCATTGAAAAAATTGAAGGTAAAGCTATTCGAACAGGGGAGCTAGATATTACCTTATACCGTGATGATTTATCGACAAAGCATGAAAACGAACAGGCGCATGTTGAACAAGTAGATATTGAATACGTTGTAGCGAATCAAAAAATAATTTTAGTCGATGATGTCTTATATACAGGACGTACAGTACGCGCTGCATTAGATGCGATAATGGATTTAGGACGACCTGCACAAATCCAACTAGCAGTACTCATCGATAGAGGACATCGAGAACTACCGATCCGAGCAGACTACGTAGGAAAAAATGTGCCAACTTCAGGTACTGAACGTATCGTTGTGCATTTACAAGAGGTAGATGGAGAAGATTGCGTCACAATTTATAAAGAAGATTAA
- a CDS encoding solute carrier family 23 protein, with translation MSKAVLDIHDKPTPIQLVTLSFQHMFAMFGSTILVPQLVGLSPAIALLTSGIATLIFLLVTQFKVPAYLGSSFAFISPILIASNGLTEDGASVSPGNAMIGAMAVGLVYGIVSLLIWKTGYKWLMRLLPPIVVAPVIIVIGLGLSGTAVNMAMNVNGEYNFLHFTAALVTLFAAIIFTVYFKNILSAMPILMGLIVGYIYSVIIGIVDFTAVKEASFFALPDFIIPGVDYEFNITAKILLAMVPIVIVTISEHIGHQLVLGKVVNRNYIKDPGLHRSILGDGLGTLVSSLIGGPPKTTYGENIGVLAITRVYSVYVIMGAAVIAIVVSFFGQAMALISTIPTAVLGGISILLFGIIASSGLRMLVENNVDFGNNRNMVIASVILVVGIGGAALKFTDSFAIEGMALAAIIGVILNLALPGRDKEVANYD, from the coding sequence ATGTCAAAGGCAGTATTAGATATTCATGATAAACCAACCCCAATACAATTGGTGACATTGAGTTTCCAACATATGTTTGCCATGTTCGGGTCAACTATTTTAGTACCACAACTTGTGGGACTTAGCCCGGCAATTGCTCTTTTAACAAGTGGGATTGCAACACTTATTTTCTTATTAGTCACTCAGTTTAAAGTACCAGCTTACTTAGGTTCATCATTCGCCTTCATATCGCCAATTTTAATTGCTTCAAATGGGTTAACTGAAGATGGAGCAAGTGTTAGCCCAGGAAATGCGATGATAGGCGCAATGGCGGTCGGCTTAGTATACGGTATTGTATCTTTATTAATATGGAAAACAGGGTATAAGTGGTTAATGCGCTTACTACCTCCAATCGTAGTAGCACCAGTTATTATCGTGATTGGTTTAGGACTGTCAGGAACAGCCGTAAATATGGCGATGAACGTTAATGGAGAATATAACTTCCTTCATTTCACGGCAGCACTTGTAACATTATTTGCAGCGATTATTTTCACAGTTTACTTCAAAAATATTTTAAGTGCGATGCCAATCCTGATGGGGCTCATTGTGGGATATATTTATTCCGTTATCATCGGAATAGTTGATTTCACAGCAGTAAAAGAAGCATCATTTTTCGCTTTACCGGATTTCATAATTCCAGGAGTAGACTACGAATTTAATATTACTGCTAAAATCTTACTTGCAATGGTACCGATTGTTATCGTAACGATTTCAGAACATATTGGTCACCAATTAGTTTTGGGGAAAGTAGTCAATCGAAATTATATAAAAGATCCAGGCCTTCATCGCTCAATTTTAGGGGATGGTTTAGGGACATTAGTGAGTTCCTTAATCGGCGGACCGCCAAAAACGACATACGGTGAAAATATAGGTGTGTTAGCAATCACACGTGTTTACTCCGTGTATGTTATCATGGGAGCAGCAGTCATTGCGATTGTCGTATCATTTTTTGGACAAGCAATGGCATTAATTTCGACAATACCGACAGCCGTTCTTGGTGGGATTTCAATCTTATTGTTTGGTATTATCGCGTCTAGTGGTTTACGAATGCTCGTTGAAAACAACGTAGACTTTGGAAATAATCGTAACATGGTTATTGCATCTGTTATCTTAGTAGTCGGTATAGGTGGTGCGGCGCTTAAATTTACTGATTCGTTTGCCATTGAAGGTATGGCATTAGCCGCCATCATAGGTGTAATTTTAAACTTAGCATTACCGGGACGAGATAAAGAAGTTGCAAACTATGATTAA
- a CDS encoding aspartate carbamoyltransferase catalytic subunit, with protein sequence MKNLLSMEHLTTEEINSILNRAQAFENGEASSLSRVYNVANLFFEPSTRTKTSFEMAERKVGCTVIPFDASFSSVTKGETMYDTVKTLEMIGIDAVIIRAKEDEYYNELLEGINVAVINAGDGAGQHPSQSLLDLYTIKKEFGSFEGLNITIAGDISHSRVAKSNATALQRLGANVHFLCPEEWTGGFEAHHSWDDLIEISDVIMLLRVQHERHKVNKSFSKEEYHEKYGLTTEREKQMKDSAIIMHPAPVNRDVEIASGLVECERSRIFDQVRNGVFTRMAIVETILKGRE encoded by the coding sequence GTGAAGAACTTATTATCGATGGAACATTTAACAACTGAAGAAATAAACAGCATCCTAAATCGTGCGCAGGCTTTTGAAAATGGTGAAGCATCATCGTTATCTCGCGTTTACAACGTAGCAAACTTATTTTTTGAACCAAGTACACGTACGAAAACGAGCTTTGAAATGGCAGAGCGCAAAGTTGGTTGTACGGTTATCCCGTTTGATGCTAGCTTTTCCAGCGTAACAAAGGGTGAAACAATGTATGATACAGTAAAGACTTTGGAAATGATTGGTATAGATGCAGTGATCATTCGAGCAAAAGAGGATGAATATTATAATGAATTACTTGAAGGCATTAACGTCGCGGTCATTAATGCAGGCGATGGTGCTGGTCAGCATCCTTCACAATCATTACTGGATCTTTACACAATTAAAAAAGAGTTTGGTTCTTTTGAAGGGTTGAATATTACGATTGCTGGCGATATATCACATAGCCGCGTAGCTAAATCAAATGCCACTGCATTACAGCGTTTAGGAGCAAATGTTCACTTCCTATGCCCAGAAGAATGGACAGGTGGCTTTGAAGCACATCACTCTTGGGACGACTTAATCGAAATAAGCGATGTCATCATGTTACTTCGTGTACAACATGAACGTCATAAGGTTAACAAAAGCTTTTCAAAAGAAGAGTATCATGAAAAATATGGCTTAACCACTGAACGAGAAAAACAAATGAAGGATAGCGCGATTATTATGCATCCTGCACCAGTTAATCGCGATGTAGAAATTGCCTCTGGGCTAGTAGAGTGCGAGCGTTCAAGAATTTTTGATCAAGTACGCAATGGTGTATTCACACGTATGGCAATTGTTGAAACAATTTTAAAGGGGAGAGAATAA
- a CDS encoding dihydroorotase, whose protein sequence is MAKVLQNVQMLNEQGELNTVNIAMAEGKITAIGQDVNVEGAEIIEGNGLVVAPGFVDVHTHLREPGFEHKETIATGSASAAKGGFTTICAMPNTKPVPDSVENMQLINGLIKESAVIRVLPYGSLTKDISGEVRTSIEELKAQGAVAFSDDGVGIQLASTMYEQMKDAAKHDMVVVAHCEDNSLIYDGVMHEGKRNVELGLPGIPSICESVQIARDVLLAEAAGARYHVCHVSTKESVRAVRDAKAAGIRVTAEVCPHHLLLEEMDIPSDDANWKMNPPLRGADDKDSLHAALLDGTIDCIATDHAPHTVEEKCCGMVGAPFGIVGFETAFPLLYTQFVETGKWTLKQLIDWMSIKAAQIFDLPYGTLEVGASADMILIDLTKEQTIDAEGFVSKGRNTPFNGWAAKGWPVVTIFEGNIVYQEAE, encoded by the coding sequence ATGGCTAAGGTACTTCAAAATGTACAAATGTTAAACGAACAGGGCGAACTAAATACAGTAAATATCGCCATGGCCGAAGGGAAAATTACGGCAATTGGACAAGATGTAAATGTAGAGGGTGCTGAAATCATTGAAGGAAATGGATTGGTTGTGGCACCAGGCTTTGTCGATGTGCACACGCATTTACGTGAGCCAGGTTTTGAACATAAAGAAACCATTGCAACAGGCTCGGCTTCAGCAGCCAAGGGGGGGTTCACAACAATCTGTGCCATGCCAAATACAAAGCCTGTACCTGACTCAGTTGAAAATATGCAACTTATTAACGGCTTGATTAAGGAAAGTGCAGTAATTCGCGTATTACCATATGGTTCATTAACAAAGGATATTTCAGGTGAAGTTCGTACAAGCATTGAGGAATTAAAAGCTCAAGGCGCTGTAGCTTTTTCTGATGATGGTGTTGGTATCCAACTCGCTTCGACAATGTATGAACAAATGAAAGATGCTGCAAAACACGATATGGTCGTAGTGGCACACTGTGAAGATAACTCACTAATTTACGATGGTGTTATGCATGAAGGTAAGCGTAACGTTGAGCTTGGTTTACCAGGGATTCCATCCATTTGTGAATCTGTGCAAATTGCTCGTGATGTTCTTCTTGCAGAAGCAGCAGGCGCACGCTATCACGTTTGTCACGTATCAACGAAGGAATCTGTGCGTGCAGTACGTGATGCAAAAGCAGCAGGTATCCGCGTAACTGCAGAAGTTTGCCCGCATCACTTATTACTTGAAGAAATGGATATTCCATCAGATGATGCCAACTGGAAAATGAACCCACCATTACGTGGAGCAGACGATAAAGACTCCTTACATGCAGCTTTATTAGACGGTACGATTGACTGTATCGCGACAGACCATGCGCCACATACAGTAGAAGAAAAATGCTGTGGTATGGTTGGAGCCCCATTCGGTATTGTAGGATTCGAAACAGCATTCCCACTGCTTTACACACAATTTGTAGAAACAGGCAAGTGGACTTTAAAGCAATTGATCGATTGGATGTCTATCAAAGCAGCACAAATTTTTGACTTACCATACGGAACATTAGAAGTTGGTGCATCAGCAGACATGATTTTAATTGATTTAACGAAAGAACAAACAATTGATGCAGAAGGCTTTGTATCAAAAGGTCGTAACACACCATTCAACGGCTGGGCTGCTAAGGGTTGGCCAGTTGTAACAATATTTGAAGGTAATATCGTATACCAGGAGGCAGAGTAA